The window TGACGAAGATATCGGCCTCTGCCACGCAGTCGTCCATGGTGGTTACTTCATAGCCTTCCATGGCGGCCTGCAGTGCGCAGATGGGGTCGATTTCGGTGATCAGCACGCGGGCACCCATGCCGCGCATGGACTGGGCGCAGCCCTTGCCCACGTCGCCGTAACCCAGAACAACAACCTTCTTGCCGGCAACCATCACGTCGGTGGCGCGCTTGATGCCGTCCACGAGGGATTCGCGGCAGCCGTACAGGTTGTCGAACTTGGACTTGGTCACGGAGTCGTTCACGTTGATAGCGGGGAAGAGCAGCTTGCCTTCCTTTTCCATGTGGTAGAGACGATGCACGCCGGTGGTGGTTTCTTCGGAAACGCCCTGCACCTTGGCGGCAATGCGGGTCCACTTGGTGGAATCGGTCTTGTAGGACAGCGCAAGGCGGTCCATGAAGATGCTGAATTCCTTGTTGTCGTAAGACTTTTCCAGCAGGGAGGGATCCTTTTCCACTTCCAGACCCTTGTGGATCATCATGGTGGCGTCGCCGCCGTCGTCCACGATGAGGTCGGGGCCGGAACCGTCAGGCCAGGTCAGGGCCATCTCGGTGCACCACCAGTATTCTTCGAGGGTCTCACCCTTCCATGCAAACACCTTGGCCATGCCGGAATCGGCGATGGCGGCGGCTGCGTGATCCTGCGTGGAGAAGATGTTGCAGGATGCCCAACGGATATCCGCGCCCAGTTCGTACAGGGTCTTGATGAGCATGGCGGTCTGAATGGTCATGTGCAGGGAGCCCATGACCTTGAGGCCCTTGAGGGGCTTCTGGGGACCGTACTTTTCAATGGTTGCCATCAGGCCGGGCATTTCCAGCTCGGAAAGCTGCATTTCCTTGTAGCCGAGTTCAGCGTCCTGAATATTGCGAACCTTGTTCTCAACGCTCAGGTCGAGCGGAATGGCGCGGGTTGCGTCAGTCATGGTGGTTTGCCTCCAAATCTATTGTTGTGAATTTTCTGCCACTATCAGGTGAATGGCCAGCCCGCGCTCAACAGGATGGGACTTGCTGGATTTCAGCGAAAAGCCTGCCTCCGTGAGCTTGAGCGCCAGTGTCGTCATATCGAATCCGAGCCAGCGGTCCCCGTATTCGGACCGCATCTTCTCGTTCTCGTGCTTATCAAAATCGGCCAGTGCCAGCAGGCCGCCGGGGCGCAGTACGCGGCGAATTTCCTTGAGCGCCTCGCCGGGATGCGAAAGATGGTGCAGCACCATGTTGATGGCCGCAAAATCCGCCTCGCCATCGCGCAGGGGCAAATGCTCCAGTTCTCCGATACGCAGGGACACGCGGTCCGCATCTTCCGCAAGACGACGCTTCGCAAGCTCGAGCATACGCGGGGAACCGTCCACGCCGATGACGGAAAGCGCCTTCTCCAGCATGCGTTCCAGCAGCGTGCCGGTGCCGCAGCCGAGATCCAGCGCCACCTTGCAGCGGGGCATATGGCCGATGATGGCCCCGGGCAGGTCGAAATTGCCTATGATATCGCGGTTCAGCTGATCCCAGTCTTCGGCAATGGAGTTGAAGAACTGTTTGGTCTTTCTGGCGCGTTCCTCAATGATTTTTGCCGCCATGTCCGCATCCGCCTCAAGGGTCGGATCGGTGACGATAAACGGCATGAGCGCATCTATGAACTCGCGGCCCGGCCCCTCCTCCGGTGCGGAATAGAAAACCCACAGGCCGTCGCGACGCGAATCGAGCAGGCCCGCTCCGGTCAAAATTTTTAAATGGCGTGACACACGGGACTGGCCCATCTCCAGAATGGAAACCAGTTCGTTCACGCTCAGCTCAAACCTGTTCAACACATGCATGAGCCGCAAGCGGGTCTCGTCCGCCAAGGCTTTGATAAGGGGAAGTGCCGTTGTCATACTCAGAGCTCCTGCGCTATTTCCGACTGGCTTGATATTTCTGCATCAAGAAAAGTTGATATGGGCTTATCCCCATTCTCGGATATAGTCAACACTCACCCTTGATAATTACGGCAGCAGTACAGGCTGGCATACCGCCGATTACGTTGAAATATAATACACGCGACGTGCTCCCTTGTTATCATGACACTAAGCATGAACAACAACGGAAGGGATGCACATGGGCGATGACGATCTCCTCTTCGCAGAAAGCTCTCCAGAGTCCCCGGATACCGCCGAAGCCGAAAAAATACATCGCGGCGGCCTGCGCCCATGGAAGATTCTTATCGTGGACGACGAAATAGAGGTGCACAACACCACCAAGCTCGTGCTGACCGATTTCGAATTCGAAGGCGCGGGGCTGGAATTATATTCTGCATTCACGGCAAAGGAAGCGCTGGACCTGTTGCAACAGCACGACGACATTGCCGTGATTCTGCTGGACGTGGTCATGGAGACGCCCCATGCCGGTCTTGATTGCGCGCGGACCATCCGGCAGGAGATGAAAAACAAGCTGGTGCGCATCATTCTTCGCACAGGGCAACCGGGCCAGGCACCGGAACGAAAGGTCATCGTCGAATACGACATCAACGACTACAAGCACAAAACCGAACTAACCTCGCAGCGCCTGTTCACCACGATCTATACGGCCATCCGTTCTTACCGGGACATGCGGGCCATTGAAAAGCAGCGGGTCGGCCTCAAGTACATCATAGACGCCTCGGCAAGCTTCTTTCAGGAGCGCTCTCTCCACACGCTTTCAAAGGGCGTGCTCACCCAGATAGAGGCTCTCTTCCGCCTGCAGAACTCCCTGTACATGAGCGGTACCGGCTTCACCGCACTCACGGAATCCCTGAACGACCCCAGCTGGAACATCATCTCGGCCACCGGCAAGTTCGAGGAATGCGAAATAACGAACAGCTGCCAGATACTGGACCAGAGCACGCTCGATCAGATCAACAAGGCCATCGTCGACAAGGTCAGCTCGGTTGTCGACGACACCTACATCGCCTACCTGCCCACCCAGAACAGGAAGCATCACATCCTCTACATGGAAAAGAGTTCACCGGACAACTGGGAGGAACTGAAAGAACTGCTTGAAATATTTACGACAAACGTAGGCATAGCCATGGACAACATCTACCTGAACGACGAGATCATCAAGACGCAGAGCGAAGTGCTCTTCAGGCTGGGCGAAGTGGTGGAAACCCGTTCCAAGGAAACCGCGTATCACGTGGTACGCGTGGCTGAATACACCCGCATACTGGCCCTTGCCCACGGGATATCCGAGCTGGACGCCAACCTGTTCAAACAGGCTTCGCCCATGCACGATATCGGCAAGATAGGCATTCCGGACAGCATTCTGCTGAAGCCGGGCAAGCTCACCGAAGAGGAATTCGCCGTGATGAAGCAGCACACCAGCATCGGCTACATGCTGCTCAAGGCATCCGACAGGCGCATGCTGACCACGGCGGCGGACATAGCCCACACGCACCATGAGCACTGGGACGGCAACGGCTATCCGCGCGGCCTCAAAGGAGAGGAAATCCCCATTGAAGGAAGAATAACCGCTGTTGCCGACGTTTTTGACGCCCTGAGCCATGAGCGGGTCTACAAGAATCCATGGCCTACGGATGAGGTTATCGAATTCTTCCGGCAGGAGAAGGGAAAGATGTTCGACCCCGTTCTCGTCGACCTGCTTCTGGAGAATCTGGACGCACTGCTCAGGGTTCACGAAGCCTACACCGACAGCATTCCGAGAACGCTATGAGTCCGTCCGGCAAACTGCGCGCATTGCTACAGACAACATGGGTGAAGATTGCCTTGCCCATCGTCATTTCGGTTGTCCTCATTTTCGGCATCATCTTCGCCATACAAATTCCCAACACCTACAATGCCCTGCTGGAAAGAAAGAAGGTTTCGCTCAAAGACAATGTCATGATTGCGTGGAATATCATCCAGTTCTGCTACACCCTTGAACTGCAGGGGAAAATTCCTGAAGGCAAAGGACAGGAAATGGCCATTCAAAGCCTTGCCCGCATGCGCTTCGGGCCGGAATTGAAAGACTATTTCTGGATCAACGACACCCGCCCCTACATGATCATGCACCCCTACCTGCCGGAACTGGAGGGCATGAACCTTTCAGATTACATGGACGCCACGGGCAAAAGGCTCTTTGTGGAAATGGTTCAGACCAGCAGCCAGACAGGCAGCAGTTTTGTCTCCTACCAGTGGCAGTGGCAGGACAAAGCCAACCTCATCCTCCCCAAGATCTCCTTCGTCAAACGGTTTGAACCCTGGCAGTGGATTATCGGCACCGGCGCATACCTTGAAGACATTCGGCAGGAGACCATGCGCCAGACCAGAGAAATGGTCATTGCCAGCACCGTGGCGCTTTGTATCATCATCTCCCTCTCGCTCTTCTCCATCGCACAGGCGCGCAAGGCATCACAGCGCATTACGGAAAACGAGGCCAAGATGCGCAAGGTCTTCAGTCAGGCTGAAGAAGCCCTCTTCATACTCGCCACTGACGGAACCATTCTCCAGAGCAACCAGGCGGCAACGGAGGTCATCGGCTTCGCTCCCATACAATCCGCACGCTTTGAAGACATTCCATGGGTCATCAAGGACAGCGACGGGACGGAGGAACGCCAATCCATGCTCGAAAAGGCCAGATCTGGCATTCTCCCCCACTTTGAAGCCGAGTTCACGCGGCAGGACGGTGAGAACAGGTATCTGGACGGTACAGTCGTCCCCATCACGGACGAAGAGGACACCGTTCTGTACCTTCTTGTCAGCGCCATGGACATTACCGAACGCATTGAATCCCAGAACCGGCTTGAAGAGCTGAACGCAACCCTTGAAGAGCGCGTTCGGGAACGGACGGAAGAGTTGGCAAACTCGCTGGATACGCTGAAAAAGGCACAAGACCAGCTCGTCGTCACCGAAAAGATGGCGGCGCTCGGACGGCTCGTGGCAGGCGTGGCGCACGAGATAAACACGCCGCTGGGCCTTGGCGTGACCAACGCCACCTACCTGCAAGAGCGGCTTGCCGCCATCCGTGAATCCTATGAGGCGGGCAAGTTCACCAAGGGAGAGTTCGAGGCGTTTCTCAAGACGGCGGACAGCGCTGCCGAGTCCATGCTTCTCAACCTCACACGCGGGGCCGAGATCATACGCAGCTTCAAGCAGGTGGCCGTTGATCAGGAGCTGGAGCAGACCCGCGCCTTCAACCTGCACGATTATTTCAGGGAAGTGCAGCTCAGCGTGCAGCCCAAATTCAAACATTCGCCGCACAAGCTGGAAGTCGAATGTCCCGAGGACATCATCCTCAAGACCTACCCCGGAGCGCTCACGCAGGTACTCACGAATCTGATCATGAACGCCCTGATACACGCGTTTGACGAAGACATGGCAGGACTCGCCAGACTGTCGGCACGTATTGTACCGGCAGGGGTGGAGATCACCTTCTCAGACAACGGCAAGGGCATGAATGACGAACAGAAGACAAAGATTTTCGACCCGTTCTTCACCACCAGGCAGGGACAGGGCGGCACAGGGCTTGGCATGCACATCACCTACAACCTTGTCACCCAGAAGCTGTGCGGCGTCATTCAGCTGGAATCCGCCCTCGGCAAAGGCACCACCTTCCGCATCACCATTCCTCTGGAGCATCAGGACATGGCCTGCCCGCCGGTGCTGGAGAATGTCTAACGCCCCTCTCGCTCGCATCAGCGACTGACACTGACACTCTCTGGCTTTCATTCATTTAAAACAGATCCTAATACGACCCATTACTAATAATCAGGAATATACTCATGGACCCTCGCATATCAAATGAAGATGTTGCCCTACTCAGAAACGCCGGGATGACCGAAGAGGATCTGAGCCACTCAATCGCTGTGGCTGAACGCGCTCTCGACATTGCCGACCGTAGCGGAGCAGAGCTCGACTATAGCCTGCTCATAAGAGGAGCTTTGTTTCACGACCTTGGCAAGGTGCGCACCCACGCCATAGAGCACGGAGAAGAAGGCGCACGCCTTGGTGCGGAACTGGGACTGTCCGAGGAGCTTCAGGCCATCATGAAGAAGCACATCCGCGGTGGCATGACCCGTGAAGAAGCCCGTGAACTGGGACTTCCCGACATGGACTATACCTTGCACAAACTGGAGGAGCGCATCATCATCTACGCCGACCGCCTGACTGACATCATCGGCGACGGCGTAGAACCAGACCCGCTACGCGCTGAGGAGCGTTTCGAGGAAATCCTCACCAGTATTATACGATACGGAAAGAATGATGCGACACGGACACGTTACCTCCGCTATCATGAAGAGATTCAGGGACTGATTCGCAGGGAGTAATAATGTCCCCTTTCTTGCTGCTCTGCCTGACGGGATTTCTGGCCATCTTCAGCACAACCATGGCCAAGAATCCCGTTTTGCCATTTTTTGCCGAACATCTCGGGGCGAACCCTGTAGCCATAGGCATTGTAGCCTCCCTTTCACCGCTGGCCGGAGTGCTTGTCAGTCTTCCCGCAGGGATTTTTTCAGACTATTTCGGACGAATGCGCCTGCTGAAAATATCCGCTCTCTTTTTCGCCCTGACTCCTCTGGGCTACCTTTTCATTTCGGAGATATGGCAGCTGGCACTCGTCCGCTTCCTACACGGGCTTGCCACAGGCATTTTCGTACCGGTTGCCATGGCGCTGGTCACAGACACCTTCCTTGCAGGACGGGGCGAACGGCTGGGCTTCATGTCGTCCGCCAGTCAGCTTGGCCGATTCCTCGCTCCGCTGGCAGGGGGAATCCTGCTCACACTACCTGACAACGAAGCCGAAGGAAGCGGTTTTACACTGGTGTATCTGACGTGCCTTCTGCTCGGTGTTCTTACCGCATTGCTCGTATTCAGACTTCCCCAAGCACAGCCCCCCCCGACCACGACAAACCGCTCTTTCCGACATTCCGTCAGAGCGGTGCTTCAAAACCGACTGGTACTGCAAGGCTGTATCATGGAGTCCGCAGCCCTGTTCGCTTTCGGGGCCTTTGAAGCATTCTTCCCGCAGCATGTACGCACGGCCGGACTGGGCACGGAATGGGCGGGCGGTCTTATGTCCGTACAAGTGCTCGCCGTGGCGCTCAGCAAGCCTCTTTTCGGCAAACTCTCCGACTCGCACGGAAGGGTTCGCCAAATTGTGCTCGGCGCCTTGCTTCTGGGCTGCATAATGTTGCTCATGGGGCAAACCGGCAGCATCGTCACGCTTGCTGCCGCAAGCCTGGGCCTCGGCCTTGCCCTCTCGCTGACGCTTGCCGCAAGCTCGGCGTTCATCGCAGACACAAGCGATGCCGACATGCGGGGAGCCTCAATGGGGCTGCTGGGAGCCATCATGGACATAGGCCACTCAACGGGCCCGGTGGTGGCCGGAGCGGTAACTGCCAGTCTTGGAGCCTCCGCAGGATTCGCATCTGCAGGAACCGTCGTTCTTGGAACCACCCTGTTATTTGCCTTCATGACACGCAACTACACACCGAAAACAATCTCCCCTTAAGAATAAAAAAAACGCCGCCGGAAATTTCCGGCGGCGGTTGAACTTTCTGGTTGAAATCAGCGGATGCTGAAAAATCAGTAATGCAATGATGGGGGACGCAATACGCCCATTCCCCACGATCCGGTGTCACCCGTTGCCCACAGCCTGAAACGCTGCAGGCCGATTGTTACCGCACGCTAATCCTGATCGCGCAGATCAACCACACGCTTGGACTTGCCGAAGGAACGCGGCAGCGCGCCCGGGTCCACGATCTCCATTTCCACGCGGGCCATGAGCTTCTTGTGCAGCTCGGCTCCCACGACCTTGGCGAGCGCAGCATCGTTGCCAGCCTGGGCTTCGGCATTGCGCTCCAGCCGCAGGGTCAGGTTGTCCTTGCCTTCCTTGCGGGTAAGCATGATCTGGTACTCTGCCCCCACTTCGGGGAACTTCTGCAGCACGTCCGCAATCTGACCGGGATAGATGTTCACGCCACGGAAGATGATCATGTCGTCCGAACGGCCGAGAATATGGTCGTGACGGGGAATCTCCACCCCGCAGGAACACTTGCCGGGAAGCATGCGCGAAAGGTCACGGGTGCGGTAGCGGATGAGGGGGCTGGCCTCCTTGCGCAGGCTGGTCACCACCATTTCGCCCACCTCGCCTTCCGGCACGGGCTGCAGGGTCTCCGGATCAAGAATCTCGATGATGAACAGGTCGGCCCAGTAATGCAGGCCTTCGTGGGCATCGCATTCCAGCGCGGTGCCGGGGCCGTACATCTCGGTCATGCCCGCGATGTCATAACTGCCCTCAAGACCCAGCTTTTCCTCAAAGGTCTTGCGCATCTTGGCGCTGTGTGTTTCCGCGCCGAAAATCACCTTACGCAGTTTGCACTGATCGCGCAGGCCGTTGCGCTCCACTTCCTCCGCCATGAGCAGCGCCATGGACGCCGTGGAGCACAGGCAGGTGGTGCCCATGTCCGCCATGAGCTGCAGCTGCATTTCGAGGTTGCCCGGCCCCACAGGAACCGTGAGCGCCCCGAACTTTTCGCTTCCCAGCTGGAAACCCGCGCCCGCCGTCCACAGGCCGTAGCCCACGGCAATCTGCACACGATCCAGCGTGGTCAGCCCGGCAATCTCGTAACAGCGGGCCATCTGCAGGGCAAAGGTATCGATATCCTTCTGCGAATACGCCAGAATCTTGCGCTTGCCCGTAGTGCCGGAAGAGGCATGAATGCGAACCACCTGCTCTTCGGGTACGGAGAGCAAAGGCAGGGGATAGCCTTCACGCAGGTCCGTAACGGTGGTAAAAGGAAGGAGCCTTATATCATCAAGGCTGGTAATGTCGTCAGGATGCACCCCCGCCGCCTCAAACTTGGCCCGATATGCGGGGCTGTTCTCATAGGCATGGCGTACCGTCCATCGCAGTCCGTCAAGCTGAAGTGCCGCCAACTTTTCCGCAGGCAGGTGCGGCAAAAAACGATGAGTCACCATACACGCTCCCAACACACTGAAATGGTAATATAAATATCATCCTTGAACCAAACGGCAAAAGCATGTATCAGGCGCACACCACAACACGCAAGCCACGTGACTGAACGTGCTATCACGAAACAGGACGGGGGAAAACCCTGTCCCAAGCCATACGGAGGCCAGACGTGCGGATTCTGATCGTCGGGAACGGCGGACGCGAACATGCCCTTGCATGGAAGTTGCGCCAGAGCCCAAAAGTTGACGAGATTTTCATCGCCCCCGGCAACGGCGGCACCGCCCTTGAAGGCACCAACGTGCCCATCGCGGTTGACGACCTTCCCGCACTGGTTGCCTTTGCCAAGGAACAGAAGATCGACCTCGTGGTTCCGGGTCCGGAACTGCCCCTCGTGCTCGGCATCAAGGACGCCCTTGATCTTGCCGGAATCCCCTGCTTCGGCCCCAATGCCTTTGCCGCCCAGCTGGAAGGCTCCAAGGCGTTCGCCAAGAACATCATGGAAGAAGCAGGCGTCCCCACTGCCGCCTTCGGCGTTTTCAACGAATTTGACGATGCCAAGGAATACGTTCTCAAAGTCGGCGCTCCCATCGTGGTCAAGGCAGACGGCCTTGCTGCGGGCAAGGGCGTAGTGGTCGCCCAGACCACCGACGAAGCCATTGCCGCACTGGAAGAAATCATGGTGCAGCAGGCTTTCGGCTCATCCGGCGAGCACGTGGTCATCGAAGAATGCCTCATCGGCGAAGAAGCATCCTTCATCTGCTTCTGCGACGGCAATACCGTAAAGCCCCTGCCCTCTTCGCAGGACCACAAGGCCGTATTCGACGGCGACACCGGCCCCAACACCGGCGGCATGGGTGCTTACAGCCCCGCGCCCGTTCTGCCCGCAGAACGCTACGACGAGATCATCGAACTGGTCATGAAGCCCGTGTGTGAAACGCTGGGCAAAAAGGACAAGCCTTTCATCGGCATTCTCTATGCCGGACTCATGATGACCGCCAAGGGCCCCTACGTGCTGGAGTTCAACGTACGTTTCGGCGACCCTGAATGCCAGCCCCTGCTCATGCGCATGGACAGCGACATCGTGGATGTCATGATGGCCTGCGTGGAAGGCCGCCTTGCCGAAACCCCGCTGAACATCAAGAAGGAAACCACCCTCGGCGTTGTCATCGCCGCGGAGGGCTACCCCGACAGCTACCCCAAGGGCATGGAGATCAACGGCATCGAAGAGGCGGAAGCCATCGGCGATCTGAAGGTCTTTCAGGCCGGAACCACCCTTGAAAACGGCGTCACCCGCGCCAACGGCGGCCGCGTGCTGTGCGTGACCGCGCTGGGCGAGACCCTTGCCGATGCCCAGAAGCGCGCTTACGAAGGCGTTGCCAAGCTGCGCATGGACAAGGCCTACTACCGCCGCGACATTGGCTTCAAGGGTCTGAGATAGAAAACTAAATTTCGAACTGTTTTCAGCTTTGGCGGGGAAGGTTTCGACCTTCTCCGCAACAGCAGGCGCTTGCCACAGGTCAGCTGTTTCGCGCCTCTCCCTCCCGAGCACTCAAGGGCAGGGAAGGCCGGAAATCACACCTGCGGAATATGTAGCGCACCTGCCGAACGGGTCTACGAAGCCCCCGCACAACACGGGGACTCCGGTCCGGGAGAAGCGGAGCATATGTCATCCGGGCCCGCAAAGCCAAAAACAGACGAATACCCATAACGACGGCTCTGGCAACAACCACCCGAACCCCTTTCAGGAGTAATGAACATGCCTCAAGTTGGTATATTCATGGGCAGTCTTTCCGACGAAGAAACCATGCGCCCCTGCACCGAAGTGCTGGAGCAACTGGGCATCAGCTACCTTTTCACGGTCAGCTCCGCCCACCGTACGCCGGAACGCACCGAGCATCTGGTGGACAAGCTGGAGAAAGAAGGCTGTCAGGTCTTCATTTGCGCCGCCGGCATGGCCGCGCACCTTGCTGGCGCGGTAGCCGCACGCACCCTCAAGCCCGTTCTTGGCGTGCCGATCACGGCTTCCAAGCTGGGCGGCATGGATGCGCTGCTGGCCACCGTCATGATGCCTCCCGGATACCCCGTGGGCACCGTGGCGCTGGACAAGGCAGGCGCCAAGAACGCCGCATGGCTTGCCGCGCAGATCATCGCACTGCAGGATGCCGCCGTTGCCACCAAGCTCTCCGCCGCACGCGAAGAGTTCAAGGCACAGGTCATCAAGAGCGCGGAAGATCTGGAATCCCGCATGGCAAAGTAGCACCCGCTGCTCTGCGCCCGTACACAAAGGCCGCATCCGGAAGGATGCGGCCTTTCATTCATTTATGTGTTGGAAAGAAGGGCGGACAAGGGCCGCTATTCCTCGTGATACATCTCAAGCACGGCGTCCAGATTCTTCATGGCCTCGTCCGTGCGCCTGCTGATCTTCTTCAGACGCTCCACAAACACCGCGTTGGCGAACTGCTCCGCAGCCTTGTCCGCCTGACGCCGCTTCATGTAGGTTTCACCCTTCTCCATGTAAAAATCTTCCATGTTGTTCAGCAGAGAGAGAAGATCGTCCGCCATCTTCTGCACGGCGGTGTCTGTCAGTTCCAGCAGCACGGTCAGTTCATCCGGCAGTTCCATGGGGTCTTCCGGAAGATTGGCAATGGGCACGGCCCCGTGGCTTTCATCCTCCATCACCCTGCTTTCGTTCACCGTGGCCGACTTCAGATGCCGCCCCGTTTCCACGTCCACCACGCGATAGCTGAACTGCACGTTGGTGCGCAGCTTGTTGTAGTTCACGGTGTACGGAGCTGTGTATTCCCGTGAGACCGGAATGGAATAGGAGCCGTACTGCCCAAGGCTCAACTGCTGCAGTTCAAGCCGCGAGTAGCTGACCTGCTTGGAACTCTGCACCACCGTGTTTTCCGAACGGTAGGCCAGCGTGTTCCCCATGACAGCAAGATCAACGCCGTAAAGATTGCCCATCTCCTTGGAGGTTTCGGCATTGAGCGCCCCCACCTGTCCAAGCTGCATTTCCTCCAGAATCCGGTTCAGGCTTGACCGCTCCATGATGACCACATCAGTCCCTGCGTGTTCGAACATGTATGCGCTCAGCCGGTTGGTGATGGTAGCTCCGGCATCGGTTCCGGTCACATTGAGCGGGCTGGAAAAATCGAATATGGCAATGTAGGTCTGCGCGCGCTGCAGGAGCTTGTCTTCCACCTCAAAGGACAGCATGTCGTAGTCGCCCGTGGGATCCAGACGCTTGAGCTGCTCCAGACAGTACCAGGCAATGCCGTAGTTCCTTTCGTCCATGGCCGTTTCCACACTGTCGCCCAAGGCTCTGCGCAACTGCTTCCCAAGCTTCCCGATCGTGGCGTCAGGCTGCACGGAAAGAAATTCGTCCGCCTCGGCCAGCGAGTGCGCGGCCGCGACGACAAACCCGTTGGAAAGGTAACGGTAGGTTTTCTGCGCGATCACATCATAGGTTCTGGTCAGCACGTTGTGCATGTGCTGCGTGAGACGGGCATCGGCAGGATCAAGGGCATGAGCCGCCATATAGGCACGGGCGGCAGCGGAATAATCGCCCGCCCCCAAGGCCCCGTCACCCTTTCTGACCAGATCCATCTTGTTCACCATGCGCGTGGCATTGGCGAGCATGGTGGAAACTTGCATGTTGGCGGGGTCCATCTCGTTGGCAAGGGCAATCATCCGCTTTGCCTCGCCGAACTGGCCTGAGACATAGAAGGCATCGGCGGCTTGTGCCAACGCAACGGCACCGC is drawn from Desulfovibrio mangrovi and contains these coding sequences:
- the ahcY gene encoding adenosylhomocysteinase, translating into MTDATRAIPLDLSVENKVRNIQDAELGYKEMQLSELEMPGLMATIEKYGPQKPLKGLKVMGSLHMTIQTAMLIKTLYELGADIRWASCNIFSTQDHAAAAIADSGMAKVFAWKGETLEEYWWCTEMALTWPDGSGPDLIVDDGGDATMMIHKGLEVEKDPSLLEKSYDNKEFSIFMDRLALSYKTDSTKWTRIAAKVQGVSEETTTGVHRLYHMEKEGKLLFPAINVNDSVTKSKFDNLYGCRESLVDGIKRATDVMVAGKKVVVLGYGDVGKGCAQSMRGMGARVLITEIDPICALQAAMEGYEVTTMDDCVAEADIFVTATGNFNVITGAHMELMKNEAIVCNIGHFDNEIDMAYLERNPKCSCLNIKPQVDKWTLESGRSIIVLAEGRLVNLGCATGHPSFVMSNSFTNQALAQIELATNKSLEKKVYTLPKKLDEEVARLHLGRLGVKLTKLTKEQADYLDVAVDGPFKPDHYRY
- a CDS encoding ArsR/SmtB family transcription factor, yielding MTTALPLIKALADETRLRLMHVLNRFELSVNELVSILEMGQSRVSRHLKILTGAGLLDSRRDGLWVFYSAPEEGPGREFIDALMPFIVTDPTLEADADMAAKIIEERARKTKQFFNSIAEDWDQLNRDIIGNFDLPGAIIGHMPRCKVALDLGCGTGTLLERMLEKALSVIGVDGSPRMLELAKRRLAEDADRVSLRIGELEHLPLRDGEADFAAINMVLHHLSHPGEALKEIRRVLRPGGLLALADFDKHENEKMRSEYGDRWLGFDMTTLALKLTEAGFSLKSSKSHPVERGLAIHLIVAENSQQ
- a CDS encoding response regulator, with product MGDDDLLFAESSPESPDTAEAEKIHRGGLRPWKILIVDDEIEVHNTTKLVLTDFEFEGAGLELYSAFTAKEALDLLQQHDDIAVILLDVVMETPHAGLDCARTIRQEMKNKLVRIILRTGQPGQAPERKVIVEYDINDYKHKTELTSQRLFTTIYTAIRSYRDMRAIEKQRVGLKYIIDASASFFQERSLHTLSKGVLTQIEALFRLQNSLYMSGTGFTALTESLNDPSWNIISATGKFEECEITNSCQILDQSTLDQINKAIVDKVSSVVDDTYIAYLPTQNRKHHILYMEKSSPDNWEELKELLEIFTTNVGIAMDNIYLNDEIIKTQSEVLFRLGEVVETRSKETAYHVVRVAEYTRILALAHGISELDANLFKQASPMHDIGKIGIPDSILLKPGKLTEEEFAVMKQHTSIGYMLLKASDRRMLTTAADIAHTHHEHWDGNGYPRGLKGEEIPIEGRITAVADVFDALSHERVYKNPWPTDEVIEFFRQEKGKMFDPVLVDLLLENLDALLRVHEAYTDSIPRTL
- a CDS encoding cache domain-containing protein, coding for MSPSGKLRALLQTTWVKIALPIVISVVLIFGIIFAIQIPNTYNALLERKKVSLKDNVMIAWNIIQFCYTLELQGKIPEGKGQEMAIQSLARMRFGPELKDYFWINDTRPYMIMHPYLPELEGMNLSDYMDATGKRLFVEMVQTSSQTGSSFVSYQWQWQDKANLILPKISFVKRFEPWQWIIGTGAYLEDIRQETMRQTREMVIASTVALCIIISLSLFSIAQARKASQRITENEAKMRKVFSQAEEALFILATDGTILQSNQAATEVIGFAPIQSARFEDIPWVIKDSDGTEERQSMLEKARSGILPHFEAEFTRQDGENRYLDGTVVPITDEEDTVLYLLVSAMDITERIESQNRLEELNATLEERVRERTEELANSLDTLKKAQDQLVVTEKMAALGRLVAGVAHEINTPLGLGVTNATYLQERLAAIRESYEAGKFTKGEFEAFLKTADSAAESMLLNLTRGAEIIRSFKQVAVDQELEQTRAFNLHDYFREVQLSVQPKFKHSPHKLEVECPEDIILKTYPGALTQVLTNLIMNALIHAFDEDMAGLARLSARIVPAGVEITFSDNGKGMNDEQKTKIFDPFFTTRQGQGGTGLGMHITYNLVTQKLCGVIQLESALGKGTTFRITIPLEHQDMACPPVLENV
- a CDS encoding HDIG domain-containing metalloprotein, translating into MDPRISNEDVALLRNAGMTEEDLSHSIAVAERALDIADRSGAELDYSLLIRGALFHDLGKVRTHAIEHGEEGARLGAELGLSEELQAIMKKHIRGGMTREEARELGLPDMDYTLHKLEERIIIYADRLTDIIGDGVEPDPLRAEERFEEILTSIIRYGKNDATRTRYLRYHEEIQGLIRRE
- a CDS encoding MFS transporter, with product MSPFLLLCLTGFLAIFSTTMAKNPVLPFFAEHLGANPVAIGIVASLSPLAGVLVSLPAGIFSDYFGRMRLLKISALFFALTPLGYLFISEIWQLALVRFLHGLATGIFVPVAMALVTDTFLAGRGERLGFMSSASQLGRFLAPLAGGILLTLPDNEAEGSGFTLVYLTCLLLGVLTALLVFRLPQAQPPPTTTNRSFRHSVRAVLQNRLVLQGCIMESAALFAFGAFEAFFPQHVRTAGLGTEWAGGLMSVQVLAVALSKPLFGKLSDSHGRVRQIVLGALLLGCIMLLMGQTGSIVTLAAASLGLGLALSLTLAASSAFIADTSDADMRGASMGLLGAIMDIGHSTGPVVAGAVTASLGASAGFASAGTVVLGTTLLFAFMTRNYTPKTISP
- a CDS encoding phenylacetate--CoA ligase is translated as MVTHRFLPHLPAEKLAALQLDGLRWTVRHAYENSPAYRAKFEAAGVHPDDITSLDDIRLLPFTTVTDLREGYPLPLLSVPEEQVVRIHASSGTTGKRKILAYSQKDIDTFALQMARCYEIAGLTTLDRVQIAVGYGLWTAGAGFQLGSEKFGALTVPVGPGNLEMQLQLMADMGTTCLCSTASMALLMAEEVERNGLRDQCKLRKVIFGAETHSAKMRKTFEEKLGLEGSYDIAGMTEMYGPGTALECDAHEGLHYWADLFIIEILDPETLQPVPEGEVGEMVVTSLRKEASPLIRYRTRDLSRMLPGKCSCGVEIPRHDHILGRSDDMIIFRGVNIYPGQIADVLQKFPEVGAEYQIMLTRKEGKDNLTLRLERNAEAQAGNDAALAKVVGAELHKKLMARVEMEIVDPGALPRSFGKSKRVVDLRDQD